One Amaranthus tricolor cultivar Red isolate AtriRed21 chromosome 1, ASM2621246v1, whole genome shotgun sequence DNA window includes the following coding sequences:
- the LOC130807516 gene encoding uncharacterized protein LOC130807516 yields the protein MPPPKTSGATSSTSTSSTFSIFTQSGTQGMGKVDLIELKNSRYQMEKGCSLTNVNKSELDRYLEDACELHDSNFEILLWWKDQTKRYRILQKMAKDMLAIPISTVASESTFSTNCRILDDFRTSLTPKMAEALICAQYWLRISRTPLPIEESLLALEEVKEGNALTLEHPKVIIDEILNVIEDD from the exons ATGCCTCCACCAAAGACAAGTGGGGCCACTTCCTCCACTTCCACCTCTTCAACCTTTTCCATTTTTACTCAAAGTGGGACTCAAGGAATGGGGAAGGTGGACCTTATTGAACTAAAGAATTCAAGATATCAAATGGAGAAAGGTTGTTCATTAACCAATGTAAACAAAAGTGAGTTGGATAGGTATTTAGAAGATGCATGTGAACTTCATGATTCTAACTTTGAGATTTTACTATGGTGGAAAGATCAAACAAAAAGGTATCGCATTCTTCAAAAGATGGCTAAAGATATGCTTGCTATACCTATTTCTACCGTTGCTTCTGAATCTACTTTCAGTACTAATTGTCGTATTCTTGATGATTTTCGAACATCATTGACTCCAAAGATGGCCGAAGCCCTTATTTGCGCACAATATTGGCTTCGTATTTCTAGAACTCCTTTACCAATAGAGGAGAGTTTGCTTGCACTTGAAGAAGTGAAGGAAG GTAATGCATTAACTTTGGAGCATCCGAAGGTCATAATCGATGAAATCCTTAACGTCATTGAAGATGATTAA